One genomic window of Pseudomonas sp. LFM046 includes the following:
- a CDS encoding LysR substrate-binding domain-containing protein: MLDLRQLRYFVAVAEVEHVGKAAEQLHISQSPLSRQIAQLEERLGLQLFERSQQRLRLTSDGRTFLHETKALLKHAERLESLGRRLGRGETGGLCIGYVSHAIHAGVLPDALRRVREERPGIHIALYNLSAREQFEGLRQRSLDIALVCEPPEADDPDLLASPVFNDPLHLALPLGHPLADKAAIEPADLHEQDWIMVEGHLQQSRREHFLASCVEAGFTPQIRLEAAEPLSALGLVSAGLGLALIQQSIGGERNPNVVLRELPWLGQSTGLWAAWHRVDLRPIVGDFREMVLAGAQV, from the coding sequence ATGCTGGATCTCAGACAACTTCGTTATTTCGTCGCCGTGGCCGAAGTCGAGCACGTGGGCAAGGCAGCGGAGCAGTTGCACATTTCCCAGTCACCGCTGAGCCGGCAGATCGCCCAGCTGGAAGAGCGCCTCGGCCTGCAACTGTTCGAGCGTAGCCAACAGCGACTGCGCCTGACGTCCGACGGGCGCACTTTCCTGCACGAGACCAAGGCGCTGCTCAAGCATGCCGAGCGTCTGGAGTCCCTGGGTCGTCGCCTGGGCCGGGGCGAGACGGGCGGGCTGTGTATCGGCTACGTCAGCCATGCCATCCATGCCGGCGTGCTGCCCGATGCCTTGCGCCGGGTGCGCGAGGAGCGACCGGGCATCCATATCGCCCTCTACAACCTTTCGGCCCGGGAGCAGTTCGAGGGCCTGCGCCAGCGCAGCCTGGACATTGCCCTGGTCTGCGAGCCGCCGGAAGCTGACGACCCTGACCTGCTGGCCTCGCCGGTGTTCAACGACCCGCTGCACCTCGCCTTGCCGCTGGGGCACCCGCTGGCGGACAAGGCGGCGATCGAGCCGGCGGACCTGCACGAGCAGGACTGGATCATGGTTGAGGGCCACTTGCAGCAGAGCCGTCGCGAGCATTTTCTGGCCAGTTGCGTGGAAGCCGGGTTCACCCCGCAGATCCGCCTGGAGGCCGCCGAGCCGCTGAGCGCCCTCGGGTTGGTATCAGCCGGTCTGGGCCTGGCGCTGATCCAGCAAAGCATCGGAGGCGAGCGCAATCCCAACGTGGTGCTGCGCGAGTTGCCCTGGCTGGGGCAGAGCACCGGGCTATGGGCTGCCTGGCATCGCGTCGACCTGCGGCCGATCGTGGGGGACTTCCGCGAAATGGTGCTGGCGGGCGCCCAGGTCTGA
- a CDS encoding SRPBCC family protein produces the protein MAKATAFIDLNTDIDQVWQLIGGFDSLPDWLPFIPQSALSEGGRVRTLKSVAGDTIIERLLDFNEAERRYSYTILRGPAPVRDYEATLRVLPGNDGQGSRVEWFGSFIPEGISDAEATALFTTIYEDGLAALKRAIES, from the coding sequence ATGGCCAAGGCCACTGCTTTCATCGACCTCAACACCGACATCGACCAGGTCTGGCAACTGATCGGCGGCTTCGACTCGCTGCCCGACTGGCTGCCGTTCATTCCGCAGAGCGCGCTCAGCGAGGGCGGCCGCGTGCGCACCCTGAAGAGCGTCGCCGGCGACACCATCATCGAGCGCCTGCTGGACTTCAACGAAGCCGAGCGTCGCTACAGCTACACCATCCTCCGCGGGCCCGCCCCGGTCCGCGACTACGAAGCGACCCTGCGTGTCCTGCCCGGAAACGATGGCCAGGGTTCCCGCGTGGAATGGTTCGGTTCCTTCATCCCCGAGGGCATCAGCGACGCGGAAGCCACTGCGCTATTCACCACCATCTACGAGGATGGCCTGGCAGCGCTGAAGCGAGCCATCGAGAGCTGA
- a CDS encoding transporter substrate-binding domain-containing protein — MPRVLILVLGLLFSASAWTQTIIAAADVYPPFADPAHPSQGICLQIVRAAYASQGYTVDMRFVPWARAVNGVKSGEYDILPNAWWTQERAAFLLYSEPYMRSEIKFIKRKGDPFEYHGLGSLTGKTVGIVKGYGYSDEFLNSTNFTRPEVTHTLQNIKKLALGRIDLTLEDEVVARWVINHNAPTLMQQLEFTQNGLSSQQMHVTSSLNSPRHKLIIDVFNKGLATIKANGTYDHILRENGLK; from the coding sequence ATGCCGCGTGTTCTTATCCTGGTGCTCGGTCTGTTGTTCTCCGCCTCTGCCTGGACGCAGACAATCATTGCGGCAGCTGACGTCTATCCCCCCTTTGCCGACCCGGCCCACCCTTCGCAGGGTATCTGCTTACAAATTGTTCGGGCGGCGTATGCCAGTCAGGGCTACACGGTCGACATGCGATTCGTTCCCTGGGCGCGAGCGGTCAACGGTGTGAAAAGCGGCGAGTATGACATCCTGCCCAATGCCTGGTGGACGCAAGAGCGGGCGGCGTTCCTGCTGTATAGCGAGCCCTATATGAGGAGCGAGATCAAGTTCATCAAGCGCAAGGGCGATCCGTTTGAATACCATGGATTAGGGAGCCTGACCGGAAAAACAGTGGGGATTGTCAAAGGGTATGGCTACAGCGACGAATTCCTCAATTCCACCAACTTCACTCGGCCCGAAGTTACCCACACGCTGCAAAACATCAAGAAGTTGGCACTCGGCCGGATCGACTTGACACTGGAGGATGAGGTCGTTGCTCGTTGGGTCATCAACCACAATGCCCCCACGCTTATGCAACAGCTCGAGTTCACCCAAAACGGCTTGTCCAGCCAACAGATGCACGTGACCAGCAGTTTGAACAGCCCGCGTCACAAACTCATCATCGACGTGTTCAACAAAGGGCTGGCCACCATCAAGGCGAATGGCACCTACGACCATATTCTCCGGGAGAACGGACTGAAATAG
- a CDS encoding APC family permease encodes MKLHDLIGYDRHGTIKELDTGLNKGKLGTKDVVFSALGFNAPAWVAASSMSILYSISGKQAPLAILIAFFFPMLVLAVCMVSLTRHAPSAGGIFTFCSRFLHPNCGVVLGWTYAIACMAVTPMCAVIGTQYVQALFPALQGELQAKVISTLLILTFLVVSSRGVGVTARVAATFLIFEIAVVAGLGLLGIANPQTTGLSIATMYSLESAGGLAAIGPGVLFGVWMLANFDSAINYIEEARVPVRTVQRSLLIVLSSAFLIYSLAAIGWQFAVPVEQLAAIVENGNGGPIAVVAETYLPPAMAWIALFVVITSACAGLQISSNSAARTLYRMSEEGHLPSVLRVVNRFKAPWITLVLVSAVGIVLVWWKPIGKIIWYYDVITITLVLSYVSALAAFIVMCWKKQKPLVAAGLSALALMAILVLAYIGYMAGASPVSPEDIYTAWYLGAFAIVSGALIALLSRFFGANKFQGSSLKVS; translated from the coding sequence ATGAAACTCCACGACCTCATCGGTTATGACCGGCACGGTACGATCAAGGAGCTCGACACGGGCTTGAACAAAGGCAAGCTCGGCACAAAGGACGTCGTTTTTTCCGCACTGGGTTTCAATGCCCCCGCATGGGTGGCGGCTTCATCCATGTCCATCCTGTATTCCATCTCCGGTAAACAGGCGCCGCTGGCGATTCTGATCGCGTTCTTCTTCCCGATGCTGGTTCTGGCGGTGTGCATGGTTTCCCTCACACGGCATGCTCCGTCAGCCGGCGGCATCTTCACCTTCTGCTCCCGCTTTCTGCATCCGAACTGCGGTGTCGTTCTGGGCTGGACCTACGCCATCGCGTGCATGGCAGTCACGCCGATGTGCGCGGTGATCGGTACGCAGTACGTTCAGGCGCTGTTTCCGGCGCTTCAAGGCGAGTTGCAGGCGAAGGTCATCAGCACCCTGCTGATCCTGACGTTCCTCGTCGTCTCGTCGCGTGGAGTTGGAGTAACGGCGCGGGTTGCCGCCACCTTCCTGATTTTCGAGATCGCCGTCGTTGCCGGCCTGGGGTTGCTGGGGATCGCCAATCCCCAGACCACAGGGCTATCGATCGCGACCATGTATTCCCTGGAGAGCGCCGGCGGGCTCGCCGCGATCGGCCCTGGCGTGCTGTTCGGCGTATGGATGCTGGCGAACTTCGACTCGGCCATCAATTACATCGAGGAGGCTCGCGTACCGGTGCGCACCGTGCAGCGCTCGCTTTTGATTGTCCTGAGCTCGGCCTTCCTCATTTACAGCCTTGCGGCTATTGGCTGGCAGTTCGCGGTACCGGTCGAGCAGCTCGCCGCGATCGTCGAAAATGGCAATGGCGGCCCCATCGCGGTAGTCGCCGAGACCTACCTGCCGCCGGCGATGGCCTGGATTGCCTTGTTCGTCGTCATCACGTCCGCGTGTGCCGGACTGCAGATTTCCTCCAATTCGGCTGCGCGGACGCTCTACCGAATGAGCGAAGAAGGGCACCTGCCTTCCGTGCTGCGAGTGGTCAATCGCTTCAAGGCGCCCTGGATCACCCTGGTGCTGGTGTCGGCGGTGGGAATCGTGCTGGTCTGGTGGAAGCCAATCGGCAAGATCATCTGGTACTACGACGTCATTACCATCACGCTGGTGCTGTCCTACGTTTCCGCCCTTGCCGCATTCATCGTGATGTGCTGGAAAAAACAGAAGCCGCTGGTTGCGGCTGGGCTTTCAGCTTTGGCGCTCATGGCCATCCTGGTGCTCGCCTACATCGGTTACATGGCTGGGGCGAGTCCGGTTTCACCGGAAGACATCTACACGGCCTGGTACCTCGGTGCGTTTGCGATCGTCAGCGGTGCCTTAATCGCGCTGCTGAGTCGTTTTTTCGGTGCCAATAAGTTCCAGGGAAGCTCTCTGAAAGTCTCGTAA
- a CDS encoding aldo/keto reductase, protein MSLKSLIPTRLGFGTAPLGNMFRAVPAEEVQTTVDAAWNNGVRYFDTAPFYGAGLSETRLGAALANRPRGEYVLSTKVGRVILDELEDPAARELGEKSGLFEHGNRNRIVNDYSADATLRSIEDSLKRLGTDHLDIVWIHDIAQDFYGDEWLTQFEIARTGAFRVLTRLREEGVIKAWGLGVNRVEPIELTLDLDEPRPDGFLLAGRYSLLDHERALQRVMPQAVEQGVGIVVGGPYSSGVTAGGEHFEYQKASPAVLAKLERIRSVARDHGVDVKAAALQFALAHPAVVAAIPGSTRPLHANEDHAALSAVIPAAFWNDLRAQGLISTVAPVPTV, encoded by the coding sequence ATGAGTCTGAAGTCCCTGATCCCCACCCGCCTTGGTTTCGGCACCGCGCCGCTGGGCAACATGTTCCGCGCCGTGCCCGCCGAGGAAGTGCAGACCACCGTCGACGCCGCCTGGAACAATGGCGTTCGCTATTTCGATACCGCTCCCTTCTACGGCGCCGGCCTCTCCGAGACCCGCCTGGGTGCCGCCCTGGCCAACCGCCCGCGTGGCGAGTACGTACTGAGCACCAAGGTCGGCCGCGTCATCCTCGACGAACTGGAAGACCCGGCCGCCCGCGAGCTGGGCGAGAAGAGCGGCCTGTTCGAGCACGGCAACCGCAACCGCATCGTCAACGACTACAGCGCCGACGCCACCCTGCGCTCCATCGAGGACAGCCTGAAGCGCCTGGGCACCGACCACCTCGATATCGTGTGGATCCACGACATCGCCCAGGACTTCTACGGCGACGAATGGCTGACCCAGTTCGAGATCGCCCGTACCGGCGCCTTCCGCGTGCTCACCCGCCTGCGTGAAGAAGGCGTGATCAAGGCCTGGGGGCTGGGCGTGAACCGCGTCGAGCCCATCGAGCTGACCCTGGACCTGGACGAGCCGCGCCCCGACGGCTTCCTGCTCGCCGGCCGCTACTCGCTGCTGGACCATGAGCGCGCGTTGCAGCGGGTGATGCCGCAGGCGGTGGAGCAAGGCGTCGGCATCGTCGTCGGCGGCCCTTACAGCTCGGGCGTGACTGCCGGCGGTGAACACTTCGAGTACCAGAAGGCCAGCCCGGCCGTGCTGGCGAAGCTGGAGCGCATCCGCTCGGTGGCCCGCGACCACGGCGTCGACGTGAAAGCCGCCGCCCTGCAGTTCGCCCTGGCCCACCCGGCCGTGGTCGCCGCGATTCCCGGTTCGACCCGTCCGCTGCACGCCAACGAAGACCATGCAGCGCTCAGCGCCGTCATCCCGGCCGCGTTCTGGAACGACCTGCGCGCCCAGGGCCTGATCAGCACCGTGGCGCCTGTCCCGACTGTTTGA
- a CDS encoding SDR family oxidoreductase, producing the protein MQIDLGGKTAIISGSTGGIGLGIARQLAASGAEVVIVGRNAASVDQAVAGIREAKGKARGVVADLGNAAGAETLFAAEPHTDILVNNLGIYNDVDFYETNDQEWLDFYEINVLSGVRLARHYTPGMVERGWGRVIFLSSESGVAIPAQMINYGVTKAANLAVSHGLAKRLAGTGVTVNAILPGPTFTEGVANLVADAVRQSGRTAREEADEFVRRERPSSIIQRVAEVDEVAALVTYVASPYSSATTGAALRVDGGVVDSMAI; encoded by the coding sequence ATGCAGATCGATCTCGGCGGCAAGACCGCCATCATCAGTGGCTCCACCGGCGGCATCGGCCTGGGCATCGCCCGCCAGTTGGCCGCCTCCGGCGCCGAGGTGGTCATCGTTGGCCGCAACGCAGCTTCCGTCGACCAGGCCGTGGCCGGCATCCGCGAAGCCAAGGGCAAGGCCCGTGGCGTGGTCGCCGACCTGGGCAACGCCGCCGGTGCCGAAACCCTGTTCGCCGCCGAGCCCCACACCGACATTCTGGTGAACAACCTGGGCATCTATAACGACGTCGATTTCTATGAGACCAACGACCAGGAGTGGCTGGACTTCTACGAGATCAACGTGCTCTCCGGCGTGCGCCTGGCCCGCCACTACACCCCCGGCATGGTCGAGCGCGGCTGGGGTCGGGTGATCTTCCTGTCTTCCGAATCGGGCGTGGCCATCCCGGCGCAGATGATCAACTACGGCGTCACCAAGGCCGCCAACCTCGCTGTCTCCCATGGCCTGGCCAAGCGCCTGGCGGGCACTGGCGTCACCGTCAACGCCATCCTCCCCGGCCCGACCTTCACCGAAGGCGTGGCGAATCTCGTGGCCGACGCCGTACGCCAGTCCGGCCGCACCGCGCGCGAGGAAGCGGATGAATTCGTGCGCCGCGAGCGCCCCAGCTCCATCATCCAGCGGGTGGCCGAGGTGGACGAAGTCGCCGCACTGGTGACCTACGTCGCCTCGCCCTACTCTTCCGCGACCACCGGCGCCGCCTTGCGCGTAGATGGTGGCGTGGTGGACAGCATGGCCATCTGA